The window tccATGCAAATGGGCAACACTGTACTGTTGACAGAAACTTACACTGAGCGGGAAGGCAATCTCCAGTTAGAGGCTGGCAGCACAGACCACCTGGTACATAGAAATAGTACAAGGCTCACCACAAACAGATCAGTAAAGGCATGTCAGGAGAATGCAAGGAAAAGGAATCCACCGGGAATCACAGTATGATCTCACGGAAAAGGGCCGGTCAAGGCATAAGGCAGAATTCATCATGACTATCATGATGATTTGAGAGCTCCCCCATCAGAATACACAGACAATTTCTCAACTGTAGCTCCCTAAGTTTTCTCCTGATTTCTCTCATCTCCTCCATGAACATTTCCATATCATCTCCATCTCCACCCAACCCATCATTAATCTGCCTATTGGGTATGGCCCATCGAAAGTTAGGGGCAAGTTGGTGAGCCTGTCCTCTTCGGTTGTGGTTGTTGGCAGCAGGCTGGTGGCCGTCACCTCCTCCCAAAGGGCGGTCTTCCTGTCcattctgcaggggctgctccatTTCTTCGTGTTCCTGGGCCTATCCCTTGCCACGTAGACCTCCTCTCAATTGTCACTGCCAGACGCGCCGCTGCGACTCTCGGCTAGCAGACCTGCTCCAATCGCCCAGGGCCCGATGCCAGCCCGCCATGCACAGGGAAGCAGGGAGTTGGTGGCCAGACGCGAGTCTTGAAATAGTTTTCTATTTGAAAGATTCGTATTTAGAGTAGACTTTGGTTTGCTCAGTGGTAACCATAGGTGgtaatcatgttttaaaatgaactgTTATTATTTTGAGGACTGTCTTCATAATTTAGgttccttggggctggagagatgggtgagAGCACTTACGGTATCTTGTAagccctgtttttttttggggggggggcaaagtcAGGGAGCTCATTGGCCAGATGGACTAGCCAAAATGGCAAACTTCTGGTTCATcaagagaccccgtctcaaggCAGAGGGCACTAGAGGAAGGCAGAGCTTGTCATGTGTGCACCCACGTGTTCGTGTGCGTGCACTGCACACAAAAttcactttaaaaagtaaaagaatttgaGTTTGTTGGTACTGGAGACAGAGCCCAGAATTCTGAGTGGGTTGGGTAGGAAGCCCCTCACTACCAGCTGCAGCCCAGACCTGGACCAGACCCAGTCTTTCTGGTGCTAGGTCTCTATCTCTTCACATCCCAGGCATAtctctctttaaaactttttttcagACAataatattttgatcatattctttcctctcctcatctcctcccagatcttcctcaCCTCCCCTACCCACCCAATTTCATGCTTTTTTTGCTTTCTCTCActttctcagaaaaacaaaaatgaaaacaaactaaaaaaagaaaactagtaacacaaaacaaaaaaaagtgcaaaacaacaaaatgaaacaaacaaacaaacaaacaaaaagctcacATAcaaactaggcagtggtggcacactcctttaatcccaacacttgagaggcagagacagaagaatctctgtgagtctgaggctagcctgctctacagagctagttacaggacaagcaaggctacacagagaaactctgtctcacccAGCccaaccccaacacacacagaaaccatggATTCCATTTTGTACCGACAAACTACTCCTGGAGTGTGGTTCAGCTACCCAGTGATGCTTCCTTTGAGAAAACTGTTCTTCCTTCCAGCAGGTATCAATCACACATAGCTACTTGGTTACAGGTGGGGCTTTGTGTCCACTTCTGTTTCCCAGCTCTGCgattttgtcttgtttgaacccgtgcaggtcttgtgtgtgctgtcacggtctctgtgagttcacatgtgcatcTGTCCTGTTGAGTCTGGGAGATGCCGCTTCCTTGGAGTCATcccccacctctggctcttagattCTTTCAGCCTCCTCTTCTGTACAGAatctaaagtaaaaagaaatcacCTGGAGTAATTTCTGCTGCTAGAACCAGACAAGCTTACCACCCTCTCTCTAGGT of the Chionomys nivalis chromosome 8, mChiNiv1.1, whole genome shotgun sequence genome contains:
- the LOC130880408 gene encoding protein BEX3-like gives rise to the protein MEQPLQNGQEDRPLGGGDGHQPAANNHNRRGQAHQLAPNFRWAIPNRQINDGLGGDGDDMEMFMEEMREIRRKLRELQLRNCLCILMGELSNHHDSHDEFCLMP